A single window of Micrococcaceae bacterium Sec5.1 DNA harbors:
- a CDS encoding DUF2630 family protein yields the protein MDEQDLLERIQSLVEEEHRLRDAAVGGGIEDDVDGDGSRARLAQLEAQLDQCWDLLRQRRAKKHAGENPDDAEPRPISEVEDYRQ from the coding sequence ATGGACGAGCAGGATCTTCTGGAACGGATTCAGTCACTCGTGGAAGAGGAGCACCGCTTGCGGGATGCAGCGGTCGGGGGCGGAATTGAGGACGACGTCGACGGCGACGGCAGCCGCGCCCGCTTGGCCCAGCTTGAGGCTCAACTCGACCAGTGCTGGGACTTGCTCCGCCAGCGGCGGGCCAAGAAGCACGCTGGTGAAAATCCCGACGACGCCGAACCGCGCCCCATCAGCGAGGTCGAAGACTACAGGCAGTAG
- a CDS encoding YdeI/OmpD-associated family protein: protein MKFTTTIVGDGNKAGIEVPEDIVSALDAGKRPPVVVTINGQSYRSSIAVMGGKYMVGVSSANRDLTGASAGDTVDVNLEVDTQPRVIEVPDDLAAALEAEPEAKAFYGTLNYSAQRRYAEPIGDAKTEETRARRIAKAVADLKAGKK from the coding sequence ATGAAATTCACTACGACCATCGTCGGCGATGGCAACAAGGCTGGCATTGAGGTTCCCGAGGATATTGTTAGTGCGCTCGATGCCGGCAAGCGGCCCCCAGTAGTTGTAACCATCAACGGCCAGAGCTATCGCAGCAGCATCGCGGTGATGGGTGGGAAGTACATGGTGGGTGTCAGCTCCGCGAACAGGGACCTGACTGGGGCGTCCGCAGGCGACACCGTGGACGTGAATCTGGAAGTGGACACCCAACCGCGTGTAATCGAGGTTCCGGACGACCTCGCTGCGGCCCTTGAGGCGGAGCCCGAGGCGAAAGCCTTCTACGGGACGTTGAATTACAGTGCCCAGCGCCGATACGCGGAACCGATTGGGGACGCCAAAACGGAAGAGACCCGGGCTCGGCGGATCGCGAAGGCTGTCGCTGATTTGAAGGCGGGGAAGAAGTAG